A portion of the Streptococcus sp. Marseille-Q6470 genome contains these proteins:
- a CDS encoding Nramp family divalent metal transporter codes for MSSHKKVSLSEINQSIETPNNNHFWQNLKAFLGPGALVAVGYMDPGNWITSVVGGASYKYSLLFVILISSLIAMQLQQMAGKLGIVTQMDLAQATAHHSPKWLRYSLWVILELALMATDLAEVLGSAIALNLLFKIPIMIAILLTVLDVFLLLLLMKFGFKKIEAIVTTLILTILAIFTYLVALSHPSFQGIAEGYLPNSTLFESPLPGHESQLTLALGIVGATVMPHNLYLHSSLSQTRKINHKDRNDVRKAVRFMTWDSNLQLSLAFVVNSLLLILGAALFFGHASEISAFSQMYNALQDSTIAGAIASSTLSTLFALALLASGQNSTITGTLTGQIVMEGFLHLRLPQWFIRLATRLFALLPVIIVAVLFGHQEKTLDQLLVYSQVFLSIALPFSIFPLIYLTSKKSLMGEFTNAKWNTILGYIVSIILTILNVKLLFDIF; via the coding sequence ATGTCTTCTCATAAAAAGGTTTCACTTTCTGAGATTAATCAGTCTATAGAGACTCCAAATAATAATCATTTCTGGCAAAATTTAAAGGCCTTTTTAGGTCCGGGTGCTCTTGTAGCAGTTGGTTATATGGATCCAGGGAACTGGATAACCAGTGTTGTCGGTGGTGCTTCCTATAAGTATAGTCTCTTGTTTGTCATCTTGATTTCATCTCTCATTGCCATGCAACTTCAGCAGATGGCAGGAAAGCTTGGGATTGTAACCCAGATGGACTTGGCTCAGGCAACAGCTCATCATTCACCTAAATGGCTTCGTTATAGCTTATGGGTGATTTTAGAATTAGCCTTGATGGCGACAGACCTGGCAGAAGTACTAGGTTCAGCCATTGCTCTTAATCTTCTCTTTAAGATTCCGATTATGATAGCCATCCTTTTGACGGTTCTAGATGTCTTTCTCTTATTGCTACTGATGAAATTTGGCTTTAAGAAGATCGAAGCTATCGTTACAACACTGATTTTAACAATCTTAGCAATCTTTACTTATCTGGTAGCTTTGTCACATCCAAGCTTCCAAGGAATCGCTGAGGGTTATTTACCAAATTCAACCTTATTTGAGAGTCCATTGCCAGGACATGAAAGTCAATTAACATTAGCGCTGGGAATAGTAGGTGCGACAGTGATGCCCCATAACCTCTATTTGCATTCTTCCTTGTCTCAAACTCGGAAAATCAATCACAAGGACAGAAATGATGTTCGAAAAGCGGTGCGCTTTATGACTTGGGACTCAAATCTCCAATTATCCTTGGCCTTTGTGGTTAACTCCCTTCTATTGATTTTAGGAGCGGCCCTCTTCTTCGGCCATGCATCCGAGATTTCTGCCTTCTCTCAAATGTATAATGCCTTGCAGGATTCAACCATTGCAGGAGCCATCGCTAGCTCGACCTTATCAACCTTGTTTGCCTTGGCCCTATTAGCCAGTGGTCAGAATTCGACTATCACAGGTACCTTGACAGGACAAATCGTTATGGAAGGTTTCTTACATTTGCGATTGCCTCAGTGGTTCATTCGTTTGGCGACTCGTCTCTTTGCCTTACTGCCTGTCATCATAGTAGCAGTTTTGTTTGGTCATCAGGAAAAAACATTGGATCAGTTGTTGGTTTATTCACAGGTCTTTCTTTCTATTGCTCTTCCATTTTCAATCTTTCCTCTGATTTATCTAACCTCAAAAAAATCACTGATGGGAGAATTTACCAACGCCAAATGGAATACTATCCTTGGTTATATCGTTTCCATTATCTTGACCATCCTCAATGTGAAATTGTTATTTGATATTTTCTAA
- a CDS encoding HAD family hydrolase — protein sequence MEIKIIATDMDGTLLDPKGQLDLSRLEKILDRLDQRGVRFVIATGNEVHRMRQLLGHLAERVVLVVANGARIFENDELLQAQTWDDAMVDRALNYFKGRECQDQFVVTGMNGGFVKEGTVFTELDKFMTPEMIEKLYQRMHFVDEFDSSLFGGVLKMSMVVGEERSDTVLQEINDLFDGHVRAVSSGYGCIDILQDGIHKAWGLEELLKRWNLKPEQIMAFGDSENDIEMLELAGISYAMENAEDAVKEVATKIAPANSQAGVYQVLENWLERGE from the coding sequence ATGGAAATTAAGATAATAGCAACGGATATGGATGGTACTCTGTTAGACCCAAAAGGACAACTGGATCTATCACGGCTTGAAAAAATCTTGGATCGTCTAGATCAACGTGGCGTTCGTTTTGTCATTGCAACGGGAAATGAAGTTCATCGCATGAGACAATTACTGGGACATCTAGCAGAAAGAGTCGTTCTTGTAGTTGCTAACGGTGCTCGTATATTTGAAAATGATGAATTGCTTCAAGCACAAACTTGGGATGATGCCATGGTTGATAGGGCTTTGAACTATTTTAAAGGTAGAGAATGTCAGGATCAGTTTGTCGTAACTGGTATGAATGGTGGCTTTGTAAAGGAAGGTACTGTCTTTACAGAACTGGATAAATTTATGACTCCAGAGATGATTGAAAAGCTCTACCAACGCATGCATTTTGTTGATGAATTTGACTCCAGCCTTTTCGGTGGTGTCCTCAAGATGAGTATGGTTGTTGGTGAAGAACGATCAGATACAGTTTTGCAGGAAATTAATGACTTGTTTGATGGGCATGTGCGAGCTGTTTCCAGCGGTTATGGTTGTATTGATATCTTACAAGATGGGATTCATAAGGCGTGGGGCCTAGAAGAATTGCTCAAACGTTGGAATTTAAAACCTGAACAAATCATGGCCTTTGGTGATAGTGAAAATGACATTGAAATGTTAGAGTTGGCAGGTATTTCATATGCCATGGAAAATGCAGAAGATGCTGTTAAAGAAGTAGCTACAAAAATAGCCCCAGCCAACAGTCAGGCGGGTGTTTACCAAGTTTTAGAAAACTGGCTAGAAAGAGGAGAATAA
- the pfkB gene encoding 1-phosphofructokinase: protein MIYTVTLNPSIDYIVRLDKVEVGSVNRMDSDDKFAGGKGINVSRVLKRLDIPNTATGFIGGFTGKFITDTLAEEQIETRFVQVAEDTRINVKIKADQETEINGTGPTVEADQLEELKAILSSLTAEDTVVFAGSSAKNLGNVIYKDLIALTRRTGAQVVCDFEGQTLIDSLDYQPLLVKPNNHELGAIFGVKLESLYEIEKYARELLAKGAQNVIISMAGDGALLVTSEGAYFAKPIKGTVKNSVGAGDSMVAGFTGEFVKSKDAVEAFKWGVACGTATTFSDDLATAAFIKETYEKVEVEKR, encoded by the coding sequence ATGATTTATACAGTCACACTCAATCCATCTATAGACTACATTGTCCGTTTGGACAAAGTGGAAGTTGGTAGTGTCAATCGTATGGATAGTGATGATAAGTTTGCTGGTGGTAAGGGAATTAATGTCAGTCGCGTCTTGAAACGTCTAGACATTCCAAATACAGCGACTGGATTTATCGGAGGCTTTACAGGTAAATTTATCACAGATACTTTAGCTGAGGAGCAAATTGAAACCCGATTTGTTCAAGTAGCAGAAGATACGCGTATCAACGTTAAAATCAAGGCAGACCAAGAAACCGAAATCAATGGGACTGGTCCTACTGTTGAAGCAGATCAACTGGAGGAGTTGAAAGCTATCCTTTCAAGTCTAACAGCAGAGGATACAGTTGTATTTGCGGGATCGAGTGCTAAAAACTTAGGCAATGTTATCTATAAGGATTTGATTGCCTTGACCCGTCGGACAGGCGCACAAGTTGTGTGTGATTTTGAAGGTCAAACCTTGATTGATAGTTTGGATTATCAACCACTTTTGGTCAAACCAAACAATCATGAACTTGGAGCTATCTTTGGAGTGAAACTTGAAAGCTTATATGAGATTGAAAAATACGCTCGAGAGTTGCTGGCTAAAGGTGCTCAAAATGTCATCATCTCTATGGCTGGTGACGGTGCCCTTCTGGTAACCTCCGAGGGAGCATACTTTGCTAAACCGATTAAGGGAACCGTGAAAAACTCAGTGGGAGCTGGTGACTCAATGGTTGCTGGATTTACTGGTGAGTTTGTAAAATCAAAAGACGCAGTAGAAGCCTTCAAATGGGGTGTGGCTTGTGGAACAGCAACGACATTCTCAGATGATTTAGCAACTGCAGCATTTATTAAAGAGACTTATGAAAAAGTTGAGGTAGAAAAAAGATGA
- a CDS encoding DNA translocase FtsK, with protein sequence MERKQAIQRMLISLALAICLIFAALKWGAVGITVYNLIRLLVGSLAYLAIFFLLIYLFFFKWIHKQEGLLAGFFFIFTGLLLIFQSYLVWKFSMANAVFQGTVGQIFKDLTSFQVTNFAGGGVIGSGLYIPIAFLFSNIGTYFIGAILILIGALLISPWSIYDIADFLSARFAIWMERHEQKKQERFIKREEEKARREAEEQARLEKEREEQALLDLPPVDMETGEILSDEPIQEFPPLPEEEWVEPEIILPQADFEYPEEDHYPMEEDFPEDDDEDVEVDFSAKKALEYKLPSLQLFAPDKPKDQSKEKKIVRENIKILEETFASFGIKVTVERAEIGPSVTKYEVKPAVGVRVNRISNLADDLALALAAKDVRIEAPIPGKSLVGIEVPNSEIATVSFRELWEQSQTKPENLLEIPLGKAVNGTARCFDLAKMPHLLVAGSTGSGKSVAVNGIIASILMKARPDQVKFMMVDPKMVELSVYNDIPHLLIPVVTNPRKASKALQKVVDEMENRYELFAKVGVRNIAGFNAKVEEFNAQSEYKQVPLPLIVVIVDELADLMMVASKEVEDAIIRLGQKARAAGIHMILATQRPSVDVISGLIKANVPSRVAFAVSSGTDSRTILDENGAEKLLGRGDMLFKPIDENHPVRLQGSFISDDDVERIVNFIKAQADADYDESFDPGEVSETEGDFSSGDDGGDPLFEEAKALVIETQKASASMIQRRLSVGFNRATRLMEELEMAGIIGPAEGTKPRKVLQQ encoded by the coding sequence TTGGAAAGAAAACAAGCGATTCAACGAATGTTGATTTCCTTAGCTTTGGCTATCTGTTTAATTTTTGCTGCCCTTAAATGGGGAGCTGTAGGAATCACCGTTTACAACCTAATCCGCTTACTTGTGGGGAGTTTAGCTTATCTAGCTATTTTCTTTCTCTTGATCTATCTCTTCTTTTTCAAATGGATTCATAAACAAGAAGGATTGCTAGCAGGTTTCTTTTTCATTTTTACAGGCTTACTACTAATCTTTCAATCCTATCTTGTCTGGAAATTTAGCATGGCAAACGCCGTTTTTCAAGGAACGGTTGGACAAATTTTTAAAGATTTAACCAGCTTTCAAGTGACCAACTTTGCTGGTGGAGGTGTGATTGGGAGTGGACTCTACATTCCGATAGCCTTTTTGTTTTCAAACATTGGCACCTACTTTATCGGAGCGATTCTAATCTTAATCGGAGCTCTTTTAATAAGTCCATGGTCTATCTATGATATCGCTGATTTTCTGTCAGCTCGATTTGCTATCTGGATGGAACGCCACGAACAGAAAAAACAAGAGCGTTTTATCAAGCGTGAAGAAGAAAAGGCACGAAGAGAAGCTGAAGAGCAAGCAAGACTTGAGAAAGAAAGAGAAGAGCAGGCATTGCTTGATCTGCCTCCTGTAGATATGGAAACAGGAGAAATTTTATCAGACGAACCAATACAAGAATTTCCTCCACTACCAGAGGAAGAATGGGTAGAGCCTGAGATTATTCTCCCTCAAGCCGATTTTGAATATCCTGAGGAAGATCACTATCCGATGGAAGAAGATTTCCCAGAAGATGATGACGAAGATGTTGAAGTAGACTTTTCTGCTAAAAAGGCCTTGGAGTATAAGCTCCCAAGCTTGCAACTCTTTGCACCTGATAAACCAAAAGATCAGTCTAAAGAAAAGAAAATTGTTCGAGAGAATATCAAAATTTTGGAAGAAACCTTTGCAAGTTTTGGTATCAAGGTAACGGTTGAACGTGCTGAAATTGGCCCATCTGTTACTAAGTATGAGGTTAAACCAGCAGTTGGTGTTCGTGTCAATCGTATTTCCAATCTAGCAGACGACTTAGCTCTGGCCTTGGCTGCTAAGGATGTCCGTATTGAAGCACCGATTCCTGGAAAATCCTTGGTTGGGATTGAAGTTCCAAACTCAGAAATCGCAACTGTTTCCTTCCGAGAACTATGGGAACAGTCTCAGACTAAACCTGAAAACCTGCTAGAAATCCCTCTTGGGAAAGCAGTCAATGGTACAGCTCGTTGCTTTGATTTGGCTAAAATGCCTCACTTGCTAGTGGCCGGTTCTACAGGTTCTGGTAAATCTGTTGCAGTTAATGGTATTATCGCAAGTATTTTGATGAAGGCTCGCCCAGACCAAGTCAAGTTTATGATGGTAGATCCTAAGATGGTCGAGTTATCAGTTTACAATGATATCCCTCATCTCTTGATTCCAGTTGTAACCAATCCTCGCAAGGCAAGTAAGGCCCTTCAAAAAGTCGTAGATGAAATGGAAAACCGCTACGAACTCTTTGCCAAAGTCGGAGTTCGGAATATTGCTGGTTTCAATGCTAAAGTTGAGGAATTCAATGCTCAGTCTGAATACAAGCAAGTACCGCTACCTTTAATCGTCGTGATTGTGGACGAGTTGGCAGATTTGATGATGGTTGCCAGCAAGGAAGTAGAAGACGCCATTATCCGACTCGGACAAAAGGCGCGTGCAGCTGGTATTCACATGATTCTTGCAACCCAGCGTCCTTCAGTAGATGTTATCTCTGGTTTGATTAAGGCAAATGTTCCGTCACGTGTAGCATTCGCTGTTTCTTCAGGAACAGATTCACGTACGATTTTGGATGAGAATGGTGCTGAGAAATTGCTTGGTCGAGGGGATATGCTCTTTAAACCAATTGACGAAAACCATCCTGTTCGCTTGCAAGGTTCCTTTATCTCAGATGATGATGTGGAACGCATCGTAAACTTCATTAAGGCGCAAGCTGATGCGGATTATGATGAAAGCTTTGACCCAGGAGAAGTGTCTGAAACAGAAGGTGACTTTAGTTCTGGAGATGATGGTGGAGATCCGCTTTTCGAAGAAGCCAAGGCTCTTGTCATCGAAACTCAAAAAGCCAGCGCATCCATGATTCAACGCCGTCTTTCGGTTGGTTTTAACCGAGCAACTCGATTGATGGAAGAATTAGAAATGGCTGGGATTATCGGCCCAGCTGAAGGAACAAAACCTCGTAAAGTCTTACAACAATAA
- a CDS encoding fructose-specific PTS transporter subunit EIIC, translated as MKIQDLLRKDVMLLDLQATEKTAAIEEMIHSLVEHGYVTDFETFKEGILAREALTSTGLGDGIAMPHSKNAAVKEATVLFAKSNKGVDYESLDGQPTDLFFMIAAPEGANDTHLAALAELSQYLMKDGFADKLRQVTSADQVIELFDQASEKTEEPVQASANDSDDFIVAVTACTTGIAHTYMAQEALQKVAAEMGVGIKVETNGASGVGNQLTAEDIRKAKAVIIAADKAVEMDRFDGKPLVNRPVADGIRKTEELINLALSGNAEVYHAANGAKATTASNEKQSIGSAFYKHLMSGVSQMLPFVIGGGIMIALAFLIDGALGVPNESLGNLGSYHELASMFMKIGGSAFGLMLPVFAGYVAYSIAEKPGLVAGFVAGAIAKEGYAFGKIPYAQGGEATSALAGVSSGFLGALVGGFIAGALVILVKKYVKVPRSLEGAKSILLLPLLGTILTGFVMLAVNIPMAAINTGMNNFLGGLEGGSAVLLGVVLGGMMAVDMGGPVNKAAYVFGTGTLAATVATGGSVAMAAVMAGGMVPPLAIFVATLLFKNKFTKEERNSGLANIVMGLSFITEGAIPFGAADPARAIPSFILGSAVAGGLVGLANIKLMAPHGGIFVIALTSNALLYLVSVLVGALVSGVVYGYLRKPSEK; from the coding sequence ATGAAAATTCAGGATTTACTGAGAAAAGATGTGATGTTGCTTGATTTGCAAGCAACTGAAAAAACAGCAGCTATCGAAGAAATGATTCATAGCTTGGTAGAACACGGCTACGTGACAGATTTCGAAACCTTTAAAGAAGGAATCTTGGCGCGTGAAGCTTTGACTTCTACAGGTTTGGGTGATGGTATCGCAATGCCTCATAGCAAGAACGCTGCAGTTAAAGAAGCAACAGTTCTCTTTGCTAAGTCAAACAAGGGTGTTGACTACGAAAGTTTAGACGGACAACCAACTGATCTCTTCTTTATGATTGCTGCTCCAGAAGGTGCCAATGATACTCACTTGGCTGCCTTGGCAGAATTATCTCAATACTTAATGAAAGACGGTTTTGCTGACAAACTTCGTCAAGTAACATCAGCTGACCAAGTTATTGAACTCTTTGATCAAGCCTCAGAGAAAACTGAGGAACCAGTTCAGGCTTCTGCAAATGATTCTGATGACTTTATCGTTGCTGTAACTGCTTGTACAACAGGAATTGCCCACACTTATATGGCTCAAGAAGCTCTTCAAAAAGTGGCTGCTGAAATGGGTGTTGGGATCAAGGTTGAAACCAACGGTGCTAGTGGTGTTGGCAACCAATTAACAGCAGAAGATATCCGTAAGGCTAAAGCTGTAATTATCGCTGCAGATAAAGCAGTTGAAATGGATCGTTTCGATGGCAAACCATTGGTAAATCGTCCAGTAGCAGACGGTATCCGTAAAACTGAAGAATTGATCAACCTTGCTCTTTCTGGAAATGCTGAAGTTTACCATGCTGCTAATGGAGCAAAAGCAACAACAGCATCTAATGAAAAACAAAGTATCGGTAGTGCCTTCTACAAACACTTGATGAGTGGTGTATCCCAAATGTTGCCATTCGTTATCGGTGGAGGTATCATGATTGCCCTTGCCTTCTTGATCGATGGTGCTTTGGGTGTTCCAAATGAGAGCCTTGGAAATCTTGGTTCTTACCATGAACTAGCTTCTATGTTCATGAAAATTGGTGGTTCTGCCTTCGGTTTGATGCTCCCAGTATTTGCTGGATATGTTGCCTACTCTATCGCTGAAAAACCAGGTTTGGTAGCAGGTTTCGTAGCAGGAGCTATTGCTAAAGAAGGTTATGCCTTTGGTAAAATCCCTTACGCACAAGGTGGTGAAGCAACTTCAGCACTTGCAGGAGTATCATCAGGTTTCCTTGGAGCCCTTGTTGGTGGATTTATCGCAGGTGCCTTGGTGATCTTGGTTAAGAAATACGTGAAGGTTCCTCGCTCCCTTGAAGGTGCTAAATCAATCCTACTCTTGCCACTTCTTGGAACAATCTTGACAGGATTTGTCATGCTGGCTGTAAATATCCCAATGGCCGCAATCAACACTGGTATGAACAACTTCCTTGGTGGTCTTGAAGGTGGTTCAGCTGTCCTTCTTGGAGTCGTTCTTGGAGGAATGATGGCTGTCGATATGGGTGGACCTGTCAATAAAGCAGCTTACGTCTTTGGTACTGGTACTCTTGCAGCAACAGTGGCAACAGGTGGTTCAGTAGCCATGGCAGCAGTTATGGCTGGAGGAATGGTTCCACCACTTGCAATCTTTGTGGCAACACTTCTCTTTAAAAATAAATTTACGAAAGAAGAACGTAACTCTGGTTTGGCGAACATCGTCATGGGATTGTCATTCATCACTGAAGGTGCGATTCCATTTGGTGCAGCTGACCCAGCTCGTGCTATCCCAAGCTTTATCCTCGGTTCAGCAGTAGCAGGTGGACTTGTTGGTCTTGCGAATATCAAACTCATGGCACCACACGGAGGAATCTTTGTTATCGCCCTTACTTCAAACGCACTTCTTTACCTTGTCTCTGTCTTGGTAGGAGCACTTGTCAGTGGTGTCGTTTACGGTTACCTTCGTAAACCATCAGAAAAATAA
- a CDS encoding DeoR/GlpR family DNA-binding transcription regulator: MLKSERKKLILEELSKHKIVSLEKLVGLLDTSESTVRRDLDELESENKLRRVHGGAELPHSLQEEETIQEKSVKNLQEKKLIAQKAASLIKEKDVIFVDAGSTTAFLIKELERKDITVVTNSIHHAVQLVDKQIPTVIIGGGVKMTTDASIGGVALNQINQLHFDRAFIGMNGVDEGYFTTPDMEEGAVKRAILENAKQTYVLADSSKIGQSCFAKVAPIKRAIVITSKGHELLSAIKEKTEVIEV; encoded by the coding sequence GTGCTAAAAAGCGAGAGAAAAAAGTTGATTTTAGAAGAGTTAAGTAAGCATAAAATCGTCTCTCTAGAGAAATTGGTAGGCTTGTTAGATACTTCAGAATCAACAGTTAGACGTGATTTGGATGAATTGGAGTCTGAAAATAAACTTCGTCGAGTGCATGGAGGAGCAGAGTTGCCTCACTCCTTGCAAGAAGAAGAAACCATTCAAGAAAAATCTGTCAAAAACCTTCAAGAGAAGAAGTTGATTGCTCAAAAAGCAGCTTCCCTCATCAAAGAAAAAGATGTTATCTTTGTGGATGCAGGAAGTACGACAGCCTTTCTCATTAAAGAATTGGAGCGAAAAGACATTACAGTGGTAACCAATTCCATTCACCATGCGGTTCAATTAGTGGATAAGCAAATCCCAACGGTGATTATCGGTGGTGGAGTCAAGATGACAACGGATGCCAGTATTGGGGGTGTAGCTCTCAACCAGATTAACCAATTACACTTTGACCGTGCCTTTATTGGTATGAACGGGGTAGATGAAGGTTACTTTACAACTCCAGATATGGAGGAGGGAGCTGTTAAGCGTGCTATCTTAGAAAATGCTAAACAGACTTATGTTCTAGCAGATTCATCTAAGATAGGTCAGTCTTGTTTTGCTAAGGTTGCCCCTATAAAACGCGCTATTGTCATTACAAGCAAGGGTCATGAGCTCTTGTCAGCTATCAAAGAGAAAACGGAGGTAATAGAAGTATGA
- a CDS encoding SGNH/GDSL hydrolase family protein, with protein MAVQLLENWLLKEQEKIQTKYRELNQISVIEPNIIFIGDSIVEYYPLQELLGTAKIIVNRGIRGYQTGLLLDNLDAHLYGDAVDQIVLLIGTNDIGKDVPMSQALANLERVIQSISRDYPLSQIKLVSILPVHEGEEYKQTVYIRTNEKIKEWNQAYQELASAYMQVEYVSVFEKLLDQEGQLKSDYTTDGLHLSVSGYQTLSKALKDYIF; from the coding sequence TTGGCAGTACAACTATTAGAAAACTGGCTCTTAAAAGAGCAAGAGAAAATCCAAACCAAGTATCGTGAACTCAATCAGATTTCTGTAATTGAACCCAATATCATTTTTATCGGTGATTCTATTGTTGAGTATTATCCCTTGCAGGAATTGCTAGGGACAGCCAAGATCATTGTGAATAGAGGGATTCGAGGCTATCAGACTGGACTTTTGCTAGATAACCTAGATGCTCATCTCTATGGTGATGCGGTGGATCAGATTGTGCTTTTGATTGGGACAAATGACATCGGAAAAGATGTCCCGATGAGTCAAGCATTAGCGAATCTTGAAAGAGTGATTCAAAGTATTTCTCGCGACTATCCGCTGTCACAGATTAAGCTAGTGTCCATTTTGCCAGTCCATGAAGGTGAAGAGTACAAACAGACTGTTTATATTCGTACCAATGAAAAAATTAAAGAATGGAATCAAGCCTATCAAGAACTGGCATCAGCCTATATGCAGGTAGAATATGTATCTGTTTTTGAGAAACTACTAGATCAGGAAGGTCAACTCAAATCAGACTATACAACAGATGGTCTTCATCTTAGCGTCTCTGGCTATCAGACTTTATCAAAAGCCTTGAAAGATTACATTTTCTAA
- a CDS encoding CapA family protein — protein sequence MEKRSSRNQKGPVLGLVRKLIRFFRNYRQWSNKTFIAVLLIVVAISMVLTLLAEGLKGIPLVNSSATTVSQSANSKEKNTVTEQETSARIMANGDLLYHDIIYISAKKSDGTYDFHENFEYVKPWLKQADLVLGDFEGTVNKDHYLAGYPLFNAPGEVMDAIKDAGYQVLDLAHNHILDSQIEGVVSTADAIEKAGMTPVGVYTHESRDKAPLVIKEVNGIKVAILAYSYGFNGIEQSISQEDYNRYLSDLDEEKMKAEIERAEKEADITIIMPQMGVEYQIEPTEEQKKLYHKMIDWGADIIFGGHPHVVEPAETVEKDGDKKLIIYSMGNFISNQRIETMQDVENAKWTERGVLMDVTIKKKSGKTTIETAQAHPSWVSRTPKGGYSSEGYPLYLYQTFILEDFIEGGKYRSQLDEATKERIDTAYKEMNEHVGLKW from the coding sequence ATGGAAAAACGCAGTAGTAGAAATCAAAAAGGTCCTGTCTTAGGACTTGTCAGAAAATTAATTCGATTTTTTAGAAACTATCGCCAATGGAGTAATAAAACCTTTATTGCTGTTTTGTTGATTGTAGTTGCTATCTCGATGGTATTGACCTTATTAGCTGAAGGACTAAAGGGTATTCCTTTAGTAAATAGTAGTGCAACTACAGTGAGTCAGAGTGCTAATTCTAAGGAGAAGAATACTGTAACAGAACAGGAAACAAGTGCTCGTATCATGGCAAATGGTGATTTGCTCTACCATGATATTATTTACATCTCAGCAAAAAAGTCAGATGGCACCTACGATTTCCATGAAAATTTTGAATACGTAAAGCCTTGGCTGAAGCAAGCTGATTTAGTTCTTGGTGATTTTGAAGGAACCGTAAATAAAGACCACTATCTTGCAGGTTATCCTTTGTTTAATGCACCTGGTGAAGTTATGGATGCTATAAAAGATGCAGGCTATCAAGTGCTAGACTTGGCTCATAATCATATCTTGGATTCTCAGATTGAGGGAGTCGTTTCAACCGCAGATGCTATTGAAAAGGCAGGAATGACACCAGTCGGGGTCTATACCCATGAATCACGAGATAAGGCGCCTTTAGTTATCAAGGAAGTCAACGGTATTAAAGTTGCTATTTTAGCCTATTCCTATGGTTTTAATGGCATTGAACAAAGCATTTCTCAAGAGGATTATAATCGCTATCTTTCAGACTTAGACGAAGAGAAAATGAAGGCTGAAATTGAACGAGCAGAGAAGGAGGCGGATATTACAATTATCATGCCTCAGATGGGAGTTGAGTATCAAATTGAGCCGACTGAGGAGCAAAAGAAACTTTACCATAAAATGATTGATTGGGGAGCAGATATTATCTTTGGTGGTCACCCTCACGTTGTTGAACCAGCTGAAACGGTTGAAAAAGACGGTGACAAAAAGCTTATCATTTACTCTATGGGGAATTTTATCTCAAATCAACGGATTGAAACTATGCAGGATGTTGAAAATGCCAAGTGGACGGAACGTGGAGTCCTCATGGATGTGACCATTAAGAAGAAATCCGGTAAAACGACTATCGAGACAGCCCAAGCTCATCCAAGTTGGGTGAGTCGGACTCCAAAGGGAGGTTATTCGTCAGAAGGCTACCCGCTCTATCTTTACCAAACCTTTATCTTGGAAGATTTTATTGAGGGTGGGAAATACCGTAGTCAGTTAGACGAGGCGACCAAGGAACGGATTGATACAGCCTATAAAGAAATGAATGAACATGTAGGTTTGAAGTGGTAG